aattataACCAGTATTTTTACTAGTGTATTACTGCTATTTTTGCCACACTCATCGAAAATAAGACTAGACCCGGccttttattgataataataacaattatataataacaaatatcacTCAATATACTATGTTGTTTATCTAACTTCACTTCCTTTACAATTTATCCTATCCTGCTCTACCATATGCGTAATTAGCTACTATGTCAACATTTATGCAACAtccactccctccttttctctttcctgtctttctccttcactttccctctttcttttcctcttctctctacaccttttcctcccctctttccttttcccttcattttttccttttttacttcaaatcaatatctcccccccccctcttgttaCCCTTCCTTCgccatttcttcttcttactcctctctcccctctttctccttttcctcttccttctccccttccactcccctttcttccctcttacttctcctccccttactcccccccttaaaccttcctttcccctcgtcccttctctcctcctctctctctttccccaccccatGCCACCTCCAtttacccttctcccccctcccccttgttccccctttcccccacagcctccgtccccctcttcaccgacgccccccctcccctcctctcccctcaccagcTCCCCTCGTTCCAGGTGGCGTGTTCAAGGGGGTAATCAAAGCCACGTACACTCTCCCCTCGGACACCGTGACGGTCGGAAGGGCGAAGATCGATGAGGACCGCTTGACCACTTACAACTCCTTGGAGACGGTCTTCTCGAAGTGAGTAGCTCTCTCCGGCTCTCGTCTCGCTGGGTTGGGTTGGGTCTGGGTTGGTtccgtcgctctctctcattttctttctctctatcattcgCTCCCCCAACTTACATCGCTCTttatcattcactctctctctctctctctctctctctctctctctctctctctctctctctctctctctctctctctctctctctctctctctctctctctctctctctctctcagtcaacaAAAACGGCAATTGCATTTTCAAGATTGcacaaacaaaatgataattgaatagataataataataataataataataataataataataataataataataatgataataataaaaacaatactaataataacattgataataataacaatcatgataatgataatgaaaagaataatattactacgaatactaatactattaatgacactactactaataacgatgatgatgatggtaataatgataataataataataataatagtagtaatagtaatagtaatagtaataataataataataataataatagtaataaaaatagtaataaaaaatgaaaataataacgataataacaacgatggtgatgatgatgatgatgatgatgatgatgatgatgatgatgatgatgatgatgatgatgatgatgatgatgatgatgatgatgatgataataataatagtaataataataatgatgatgataataataataataataataataataataataataataataataataataataataataataataataataatgatagtaataaatgatgatgatgataataataataatgataataataataataataataataataataataataatagtaataatgataataataattacaacaataataataatgattacaatgatagtaatgaaaataattataaaacatactaataatgataatgatgatgataatagtaataatgataacaataataatgatgatgatgatgatgaacaacaatattctctctctctctctctctctctctctctctctctctctctctctctctctctctctctctctctctctatgtgctgTGTTGTGCAgcagtagcgatctcgtctagcaatattgctgacctgcgttcaaaaaacagacaatatgtcacaccaagaatatccattgtaacaaatggaatcaaaccaaatctaaatctaaatctaatattatctatctatctatccagctatctatccatctatctatttatatgtatgtatgtatatgtatctatatccccccccccctctctctctctctctctctctctctctctctctctctctctctctctctctctctctctctctctctctctctctctctctctatctgggacatagaagagagggaaagagaaaaggcgaggatggagagggaagagggaaaataagaataagagtaaataggagagggagttagagagaaagagatagtgagaagagataaggcagaagagagaaaagagaaaaagggaagagagaaaagagaggtctGATAATGCTTACAGATTATTGCCAGTAATACCTCCAACATGTTGTTGACAGCAACGGTTcttacacaaaaaaattacacTGTTCATGAGCCTAAGATATCTTGACAATACCTTACGTCCCTTCCAGCTTTGGCATCGACGGCCACCAGTGCCTCCTGAAGGCTATCTGCGAGACGGCAGAGACAACAGCCTCCGAGTACGGCCTCATCGGGGAGTTACTCAGCCTCCTGCTTTCGTGAGTGAAATTTCGTGAccttgttttcgtgtttttttgtcttgGCGTTGTTACTAGTTTTCGTAGAGGTAAAACGCTACTGCTACTTTGACTGTTATTACTATAACCACTGCCACTGGCATACATACTTCTACTGTTGCCATTAAATGTTATTGCCTCTACTGCTATTGCGGATGATTTGTATTGTTGCCTGAATTGCTATTTTTACTGAACACGTTggtgataacaatagtataaagGCCGATAGaagcaaataatgatataacaatgataataacgagacAACTACGACACGAAACAACCATCGCCACAATTCCGGAGTCACTAATGACCaccttttctccccccacccccccttcaccccacctcGCCCCACCCAGACCCAACCACGCCCTCGAACAAGCGAAGGACGACCTCCTCGAGTATACTGCTGCAGAATCCTACGGTCGCGACGTCGGGAACTGTGACCTGGCTTATTCCTCGTGTCCCCTGACCCTTGGCGAGCTCCTGAAGACGGGTGTGTCTCTCCTGCAGGGGTCCATGTCGAGATTCGTTGGGATGTAAaaggggctgtgtgtgtgtgtgtgtgtgtgtgtgtgtgtgtgtgtgtgtgtgtgtgtgtgtgtgtgtgtgtgtgtgtgtgtgtgtgtgtgtgtgtgtgtgtgtgtgttttgttttaatgtgtggtggcagtggaggaggaggaaagtggagatgatggagaaggaaggggagtaggaataacaggaagaagagatggaggaagaaggcgagaagtagataataaggatgatgatgatggtgataatgaggagaagggggactaggagtaggagaaggagtaagaggaggagaagaagaggaaaagcagagatgaaaataaggaaaaaggaggaggggaagatgaatTAGaagaaaaccaaaccaaacaagaaCTTGCAAAAcaagaagaacgaaaaaagaaacaatacaagttacaataatatgaaaatgaaggcTTATGAAGACACAAATATGACACTGACATTACACAATAAACTGAGAATGTGCTCAAAAAGGCTTccgagaaaaaagataaaggattAGAGATTACTAGTTCTCACTGCTGTAGTAAAATATATTAGTCACTTAGATAAATGACATAACAAATTATCAACGCGTTAGTCATACTGTTACAGCCCAGTTTAATTGAATCGAATTAACTCTGCCTCTTATATTGAATAAGGGCATATagctcccatccccctccctccccctaccccctaccccctacccactAGCCCTCTTAAAACAAAATTTGCTTTTACCGAATCTAGCTCTGATGGTCAGTACTAgttttataagtataagtataaggtTTATAAGTTACTTTACAGTTCTCTTAACGGGTATATGCCATGACAGAGACCTAGATTAGCATTGACAATTTATTGAATTCACTTTACTGCACTTATTAAGtgtgtatttaatttatttattagttcATTCTACTTCATTCCACCCATTTTGTACCAGAGAACGCTACATAACgatgatgacaaaaacaaaacaagagtatGTAATAAACTGAGAGACAATGAGAGGATAAAGTGAATGTTCTGATTTTCATTGAGGAAATTTCGATTCCAAAAAAGCTGAACTTACTTTGTTGTGAATGAAACTACTCTACAGGGGAAAAGGATTCTCTATTCAGATATGCAAATCGCATGAATGTATGGCGTTATGTGTCTCTGGTGAAATATTCATCACtcattttatattgtaaataaagtATTTAATTTGATATCAGTTTTATTTATGATTCATGATTACGATAATTGATTTTGTGATAATTCAGGGCATTCTTTCAACAGGAAAATGAGCTGATTACAAAGATAAGAAGCATGGCGCAAGGAAATTCTTGTAACGCTCAAATTAAATAAACGGATAGATCTTCTGTGATTAAGCACCAGGAACTTTATTGAATGGCTAAATCCTTAAAACTTGAtagttaatttttctttcttcagaaATCAGTGAAAATCTGATAAGACGTTGGGGAATACACAATAGTTAATAAGTGTAATTTTCCTGGTACACacttacgcatgcacacacacacacacacacacacacacacacacacacacacacacacacacacacacacacacacacacacacacacacacgtatattgaaggccaccatcagtcgaccATGACATTATTGACTCTGcagtataggtagagtcaatgcctgggcgaaagaatgtgaggagcaagctgttacccatgcagcatgctccctctctccacgcagctgatggatccagagGAACTGCATAAACCGATACACTTTGGCACCAGCGTCGTCGctagagttgccagaacgaggtcgcaagcgacaacgaactgcctttggGGCTCCGGCactggatttttcctcagggtcgactcccgaagccttttcatctcatagatgccacaaggcagtggactgtTATGTATTGGGTGAACTCCCCTAGGCTTTGACTGTGCAAGGACTCAACTACAAGGCAGAAGTAGGGCACTGCTACATATCTACGTGAGACCAacacaatatttgcaaatccatgTGTGTAATCCGATGGCATgcgtatatgaatgcacacacacacacacacacacacacacacacacacacacacacacacacacacacacacacacataacgtagCGAAAACAGTGCAGTGCAATTCCCATTATGGAAATCCACGCTTCAGAAAATcttcccaactccccccccccttgagcaATCGCCCCGTATCTCCAAAGGGCGGACACGTCCCTTTATGTAAGGCAGGGTCCTTTGGGAGTACACGCTGGCTCTGAGTCTTGTTTCTTTGTCTGCCCTTCgagtctgttctgtctctctgttggcttgtctgtcggtctgtctttgtctatcattctcctcctttctattCTTTACTTAATATATCTCTATGGTTTATCAGCGTCTCTGTCTTTCTACTTCCTTCCTCTTATATATCTGATCGATAGAGGTAGAACGGATAAGACATTTAGATAACGAGAAAACAAAGAACTGACAAAAACACAATcagaacagaaaacaaacagaagagaaaaaagacaagcagacagataaagagaaaatgaaatagataaataaacacaaacataaaaaagaaaactggcagacaaacatacaaacaaactgcATAAACACGGATGACGCAAGTATATGATGACGTCAGAGGGATTCTACAACGGTGTCGTAACTCAGTTATGAAAAATCAGCTGACGTGTATTTGTTTATCTTGTAACATGGGCGCAGACATGACGACCAAGAATACTAGGAAATCATGTCTAGTCGATCACGTTTGGTCTAAGTGGCTGTTTTAATAGAGACCAGGTTAAAAAaaaggtgtgcgtgcgtgtgtgtgtgtgtgtgtgtgtgtgtgtgtgtgtgtgtgtgtgtgtgtgtgtgtgtgtgtgtgtgtgtgtgtgtgtgtgtgtgtgtgtgtatccacccGTGTATGTGcgatcatatatgtgtgtttgtgtgtgttttgcaaaaTTTGCGTGTTTGTATCTATGTCCCTATTTCCTAAGATTTTCATTCGTTagcccacaaccacaaaacaacaacaacaaacgtaaATTCGTGCTGGTTACTGCTCACCGGCACGCGAGCTCACGCCTCCCTCTCCACGCAGACATGACCGTGAAAAATGTAAATGATCTGTctagaggaaataaaaaatgaacaaatgaaaatgattaaatataCAAGGCAGTTAAATTGCTaagagggacagaagagaggaagagaaagagagaaagaaggaagagggagatagatagatagatagatagagggatagggagagagagagagagaaagagagagagagagagagagagagagtgcagagagagagaagagagagagagagagagagagagagagagagagggagggagagagagagaggaagggagggaggggagagagggagggagggaggaggaggaggagagagagagagaagagagagagagagagagagagagagagagaaagagagagagagagagagagagagagagagaggagggagggaggaagggagggagcgggagaaatCTAGACAGAGACGCGCACAGgcagatgaagaaatatataaaagatagacagacaagcagaccgacagatagacataaacagatagagagaaaaaaagaccgtgagaggggcagagagaaagaagataaacaaacaaacaaacaaacagggacaaaggagagaagagagaaagacaaagaagatagaGCTTCTTACTACacattatctccatcatcatcctttttcggCCACAAACATGATAACACAAACATGATAACACTTGCTGCCGTCTTTATTGGTCAGCTGTTGAAAAGATCCACAAACCTGTCTCTGCGTTGCATCAGAAATAAGGTTTTCTGGATATTTTACCTACTTTGAGTAACTACGGGTGTGTGATTACAGTCTAGAACGTATTGTAATCTGATATGCAGgctttatatatgtacagaatatatatatatatatatatatatatatatatatatatatatatatatatatacacatatatatatacatacatatacatacatatatatatgtgtgtgtgtgtgtgtgtgtgtgtgtgtgtgtgtgtgtgtgtgtgtgtgtgtgtgtgtgtgtgtgtgtgtgtgtgtgtgtgtgtgtgtgtgtgtgtgtgtgtgtgtgtgtgtgtgtgtgtgtgtgtgtgtgtgtgtgtgtgtgtgtgtgtgtgtgtgtgtgtgtgtgtgtgtgagtatgcgtagtgtgtgtgtgtgtgtgtaaagtacagtacatacatatgcacacacacacacacacacatacacacacacacacacacacacacacacacacacacacacacacacacataatctatatatatatatatatatatatatatatatatatatatataatatatatatatatatatatatatatatatatatatatatatatatatatatatatacatacacacacacacacacacacacacacacacacacacacacacatgcacacacacacacacacacacacacacacacacacacacacacacacacatacacacacacacacacacacacacaccacacacacaatatatatatatatatatatatatatatatatatatatatatatatatatatatatatacacacacacacacacacacatatatagacataccgacatacacacacacaaacacacaaacacacacacatacacacacacacacacacacacacactcacacacacacacacaaatatatatatatatatatatatatatatatatatatatatatatatacataatattatataataaatatatataaatatatataatatatatatatatatatatatatatatatatatatatatatatatatatatatatatatatatatatatatattatattatatatatattatatatatatatatattatatatataagcacacacacacgggttTATATGTATGATTGATAGCTGCATCTGTATATCTGTTCCTTTGCAAATCTGAATTGTCATGAAAACAATCTgttttttattctgatttatttatttatctatttattttttatcaataatgaatCATTCTTCTACCTACTGGGAAAATACGGAaatcattaattaattcattttatgtttattcattgtactataaatatatattcaacaacagagtaaaaatatataaaaaatgctatGATGACTGATGGGGATGGTATCATGTAGTTTCTAGCATGACTTGCAAGCGATGTCGCGAGTGCATGACGTGATGAGGCCGTGATGATGTTGGGTATGATGACGTCGACGGAGGTGATTCAGGTACTGCAGCGATGACGCCTTCGCCAGGAGCACAGCGCCACCTTCAGATCTCTCTCAGGACAGCGAGGGCGCCCTCACTCCACCTTGGCGTGCTCTCTGACCGCGGCGAGCAGCCTCAGGCAGAGCCGCTTGGACGCCCTGAGGGCGGCGCGCGCGAGGGCCACGACGGCCCAGCGCAGCAGCAGGAGCACGACGACGGCGGCGACGGCCAGCACGGCGACCACGTCCAGCAGGAGGTACTGGTAGAGCGGCATGGAGGCCGCGGCGGACTGCAGGTGCGGGGCGCCGCCGTAGCGCATCACGTGCTCGCTCCAGTACACGGCGCGCTCCAGGGGCGTGGTCTCCTGGTCGCGCAGCATGAGAGAGCGCGTGCGCACCGCGTGCGGAAGCCGTCGTCCTCCACCACGGCCGTGATGGCCTCCACCAGGTCGTCCTCCGTAAAGGTCTCGAGGGTGAGCTCGCGCCCCAGGCCGAGGCTCACCGCCTGGCGCACGTTCAGGTGCTGGTCGCTCATGAGCGGCAGGCCGACGACGGGCACGCCGTGGTACACGGCCTCCTGCATGGACGACAGGCCGCCGTGCGTGAGGAAGGCGCGCACGCGCTCGTGGCCCAGCACGTCCTGCTGGGGGAACCAGGGGCGGGTCAGCACGTTGGGCGGCAGGCCGGGCACGGCGGCGCCCTCCCACTTCCACAGCACGCGGTACGGCAGCCGTGCGAAGGCCCGCACCAGGGTGTCCCGCACGGACGCCGGCAGTTGCTCGCTGCGAATGGCGGAGCCCAGACTGAAGAAGACTGCGGGCGCGTCGGAGGCGTCCAGGAAGCGGCGCAGCTGGGCGTCCTGGAGGGCGCGGGCGGGCCGGCAGTGCATGGCGCCCACCTCCACCACGTTGGGCAGCAGCGGGCGGGGATGCCCCAGCGAGTAGTGCGAGTTGACCAGCACCAGCGACACGTTCTTCTCCACCTCGGACAGGGACACTGTGGCGTCGCCCAGGAACCGCTGGACCACGCCGTCGAGGCGGCTCAGCACCAGCTGGCTCCGGAGGTACGGGCTGACGAATCTGCGGGAGGAAGAGAGCGCGTTAGACGCCGGGCGGGGCAGGAGGGGGTCATGGCGGCATGGCAGGGAAGGTGCATGGCTGGcaggagagagagctagagctCACCTTACGAGGGTGTTCAGTGTGCGCTGCCACAGCGTCATGTGGGCGTCGTAGGGCAGGTACTGGTTGGGCACGTAAGCGGGGTTCTCGGGGTTGCCCAGCAGGTCGGCCGTCCACGGCGTCAGGCCGGAGGTGGTGACGTAGATGAAGGGCGCCTTGAACTTGTGCACGAAGGCCAGGCCGCACTCGTTCATGAACGCAGGCAGCAGCACCAGGTCGGGGCGCACGGCCCAGGCGGCCTGCAGCCCGGGGTCCCGCAGGAAGGCGTCGCAGTACTCGGGCAGGTGGCGCACAACCTTCTTCATGACCTGCGCGTTGACGTCCCTGCCGCCGGCGGCCTCGCGCATCCGGAACACGTCGAAGCCCCCGGTCACCTTGCGCACGACGTCCCAGGCGTCGGCGGCGACCAGGTCGGTGTAGGGCAGCGCGGAGCCGTTGGCGGGGGCGGCGGAGGCGTGGAGGGAGGCGAAGGTGACCTGGTGTCCTCGCTGGGCCAGCCTCTCGGCGAGGGGCGTCAGGATGTTCTTGTGGGAGGCGGAGCCCAGGGGCAGCACCATCAGCACCCGGGAGCCCTCCGCAAGGGCGGCTGCCAGGAGCGTGAGACACAAAATGGCTCTCATTGCTCTATGATATTCGCTCAGACTGTTTCAGTTGAAGTTGTCACTGCACTTTGGTTGGGTTTGTATGCCCAGTCCTGGCAGAGCCCGTCGTTATATACCTGCCCGTGGCGTGAGCGGCGCTGCCATTGGTCGAGTAAAGTGCCTCGTGATGTCACACTCGTACGAGAATTTACAGGgagtctttccttctctcacttcacGGCCGCTCTTATCGGTAGCCACTACAGACTCCCACAGAACCTTATCTCACCAGGAAATTCGAGCACATATTAAGCCTCTATATCGCACTCACACTTAGATATTGTGAAACATCCCAGGAAGATTAGAGCGACGAGAAGACCTTGAAGGTGTAACGTAAGTGCGCACAAGGGCCCGCCAGGAAGCCGAGACACGTGACGGGCGTAGAGATGGCGAGGCGATGGCGACGGCTTCGGGCCGCCTCGCCAGGGGCTCCTCTCGCCGTTCCACCGCGGAGGTGGTCAGAGTGCttgccatttttcccttttccccctctgtccTCCCCCATTCTTAACCCTGtgcgcgctcgcacgcacacacacacacacacacacacacacacacacaccacccacacacacacacacacacacacacacacacacacacacacgcgcgcgcgcacacacacacatacacacacactcatatatatatacatatatatatatatatatatatatatatatatatatgtatatatatgtatatatacatatatacatatatacatatataaatatacatgaatacatacatatatatgcttatatatatatatatatatatatatatatatatatatatatatatatatatatatatatatcatatacacatacatacacacacacacacacaaacacacacacacacacacacacacacacacacacacacacacacacacacacacacacactatatatatatatatatatatatatatatatatatatatatatatgtatatatatgtatatatatatgtatatatatgtatgtatcttcttcttttaacggtaggttcatatctgagccgccgtggtcacagcatgatacttaattgtagttttcatgttgtgatgctcttggagtgagtacgtggtagggtccccagttcctttccacggagagtgccggtggtaccttttaggtaatcattctctctatttatccgggcttgggaccagcgcttgacttgggttggcttggccacccagtggctaggcaggcaatcgaggtgaagttccttgcccaagggaaacaacgcggcggtcggtgactcgaaccctcgaactcagattgccgtcgtgacagtctggatccgacgctctaaccattcggccaccgcggcccccatatgtatgtatatatgtatatatatatatatatatatatatatatatatatatatatatatatatatatatatatatatatatatatatacatttatagacacacacacacacacacacacacacacacacacacacacacacacacaccacgcatatatatatatatatatatatatatatatatatatatatatatatatatatatatatatatatatatattatcttttcttctttctttataacggtaggttcatgtctagccgatgtggtcacagcatgatacctcaAATTGCCAAGTTTGTCACGTTGTGATGGCTATTaagttgagtacgtggtagggtacccatTTCTTCCACGAGATGCCCGTATtaacctttaggtaatcatctctctattttaccgggcttggaccagcactgacttggctgcttgCACCAGTGGctagtagcaatcgaggtgaagttccttgcccaaggaacaacgcgccgaggtgactcgaacctcgatctagattgctgtcgtgacagtcttgagtcgacgttC
The Penaeus monodon isolate SGIC_2016 chromosome 18, NSTDA_Pmon_1, whole genome shotgun sequence genome window above contains:
- the LOC119584472 gene encoding LOW QUALITY PROTEIN: UDP-glycosyltransferase UGT5-like (The sequence of the model RefSeq protein was modified relative to this genomic sequence to represent the inferred CDS: inserted 1 base in 1 codon); protein product: MRAILCLTLLAAALAEGSRVLMVLPLGSASHKNILTPLAERLAQRGHQVTFASLHASAAPANGSALPYTDLVAADAWDVVRKVTGGFDVFRMREAAGGRDVNAQVMKKVVRHLPEYCDAFLRDPGLQAAWAVRPDLVLLPAFMNECGLAFVHKFKAPFIYVTTSGLTPWTADLLGNPENPAYVPNQYLPYDAHMTLWQRTLNTLVRFVSPYLRSQLVLSRLDGVVQRFLGDATVSLSEVEKNVSLVLVNSHYSLGHPRPLLPNVVEVGAMHCRPARALQDAQLRRFLDASDAPAVFFSLGSAIRSEQLPASVRDTLVRAFARLPYRVLWKWEGAAVPGLPPNVLTRPWFPQQDVLGHERVRAFLTHGGLSSMQEAVYHGVPVVGLPLMSDQHLNVRQAVSLGLGRELTLETFTEDDLVEAITAVVEDDGFRTRXRTRSLMLRDQETTPLERAVYWSEHVMRYGGAPHLQSAAASMPLYQYLLLDVVAVLAVAAVVVLLLLRWAVVALARAALRASKRLCLRLLAAVREHAKVE
- the LOC119584473 gene encoding uncharacterized protein LOC119584473, with protein sequence MLASSKSLLRPLALAVYLLLALDLQAQVEARKAFKGDPGALGDTGFDLSQYKVSDEAKSRSKRYFVSFPSSSTLTFNNKIKVPLFKKFDSNISGVFKGVIKATYTLPSDTVTVGRAKIDEDRLTTYNSLETVFSNFGIDGHQCLLKAICETAETTASEYGLIGELLSLLLSPNHALEQAKDDLLEYTAAESYGRDVGNCDLAYSSCPLTLGELLKTGVSLLQGSMSRFVGM